A stretch of the Octopus bimaculoides isolate UCB-OBI-ISO-001 chromosome 8, ASM119413v2, whole genome shotgun sequence genome encodes the following:
- the LOC106874582 gene encoding protein dopey homolog PFC0245c isoform X1, whose amino-acid sequence MKEAAVLLHIVTLMASVIHINTSSFIVNNSVNKRNMISNLNSKFITFNNTVDLIIKAATCHPVLKPCRNGRKCLRDSNDRIYKCRMDNSNNTDDNNNNNEMNTSVTTVNYNTSDSKNINNSSSSSSDAIDASIINHSNISITNSNESYSDNFNSAIINSSNSDSNSSSSDSNYNNRNFNPQIIPFNKAVDLIIKAATCHPVLKPCRNGRKCLRDSNDRIYKCRMDNNNNTDNNNNNNNNNNNNNNGTSESPVVSPKTCTMNSTHCGRDETCVKYNSSLQCRKLSGGEQYICDLCANGLCVFEKDGDISCSCKPQWTGDLCSEPCHRNCTIGNCILLRYEEYCECPGNFTPSSNCTEQYNDGPDGNQKKLFPVDIILAAIAVTVIVLISLVLYLMWKRRFRFFMKFAYYFQPYVDKEEKLYDVFISYKSSDTDENWVKNILFPKIEDDMGLKACIHFRDFIPGETISNNIIESIQNSRRTLLVLTNDYIESEWTRMEYQVAQQEMLKLRHRIIPVILGNFKDLDIKDKNLKFILETVTYLQWPPDSESIHLQNAFWNNLKKTLRNKYQSKQVST is encoded by the exons ATGAAGGAAGCTGCTGTATTGTTACATATTGTTACATTGATGGCAAGTGTGATACATATCAACACTAGCAGCTTCATCGTCAACAACAGCGtcaacaaaagaaatatgatCAGTAACCTAAACTCCAAATTTATAACCTTTAACAATACGGTGGATTTGATTATTAAAGCGGCGACCTGCCATCCGGTATTGAAACCATGTAGAAACGGTAGAAAGTGCCTTCGTGACAGTAACGATAGAATATACAAATGCCGTAtggacaacagtaacaacactgacgacaacaacaacaacaatgagatgAATACGAGCGTCACCACCGTCAACTACAATACTAGCGACAGCaagaacattaacaacagcagtagcagcagcagcgatgcTATCGACGCTAGCATCATCAACCACAGCAACATCAGCATCACTAACAGCAACGAAAGCTACAGTGATAACTTCAATAGtgccatcatcaacagcagcaacagtgacagcaacagcagcagcagtgacagtaACTACAACAACAGAAACTTCAACCCCCAAATTATACCCTTTAACAAAGCAGTGGACTTGATTATAAAAGCGGCGACCTGCCATCCGGTATTGAAACCGTGTAGAAACGGTAGAAAGTGCCTTCGTGACAGTAACGATAGAATATACAAATGCCGTatggacaacaataacaacactgacaacaacaacaacaacaacaacaacaacaacaacaacaacaacgggacCTCTGAATCTCCAGTTGTTTCACCCAAGACCTGTACCATGAATTCGACTCATTGTGGAAGAGATGAAACGTGTGTAAAATACAACAGTAGTTTACAGTGCCGTAAGTTAAGTGGCGGAGAACAGTACATTTGTGATCTATGTGCCAATGGTTTATGTGTGTTCGAGAAGGACGGAGATATATCCTGTAGTTGCAAACCACAGTGGACAGGAGATCTATGCTCTGAGCCTTGCCACAGGAACTGTACAATTGGCAATTGTATTTTGTTACGATACGAAGAATATTGCGAGTGTCCAGGCAATTTTACGCCTTCTTCGAACTGCACAGAACAATACAACG ACGGTCCTGATGGAAACCAGAAGAAATTATTCCCAGTAGATATTATTTTAGCTGCCATAGCAGTTACTGTGATTGTCTTAATTTCACTCGTATTGTACCTGATGTGGAAGAGACGCTTTCGATTCTTTATGAAGTTTGCATACTATTTTCAGCCTTACGTAGATAAAG aGGAGAAGTTATACGACGTATTTATTTCGTATAAATCTTCAGATACAGACGAAAATTgggtgaaaaatattttgtttccgaAAATCGAAGATGACATGGGATTGAAAGCATGTATTCACTTTCGGGACTTCATCCCGGGTGAGA CTATTTCAAACAATATCATAGAAAGCATACAAAATAGCAGAAGAACGCTTTTAGTGCTAACCAATGATTATATAGAGAGCGAGTGGACCCGGATGGAGTACCAAGTAGCCCAACAGGAAATGTTAAAACTTCGTCACAGAATTATTCCCGTTATTCTGGGTAATTTTAAGGATTTAGACATCAAAGACaaaaatctaaaatttattttggaaacAGTGACCTACCTACAATGGCCACCAGACTCAGAGAGTATTCATCTTCAAAATGCATTCTGGAACAATCTGAAGAAGACTTtacgaaataaataccagtcgaagcAAGTTtctacataa
- the LOC106874582 gene encoding serine protease/ABC transporter B family protein tagB isoform X2 codes for MKEAAVLLHIVTLMASVIHINTSSFIVNNSVNKRNMISNLNSKFITFNNTVDLIIKAATCHPVLKPCRNGRKCLRDSNDRIYKCRMDNSNNTDDNNNNNEMNTSVTTVNYNTSDSKNINNSSSSSSDAIDASIINHSNISITNSNESYSDNFNSAIINSSNSDSNSSSSDSNYNNRNFNPQIIPFNKAVDLIIKAATCHPVLKPCRNGRKCLRDSNDRIYKCRMDNNNNTDNNNNNNNNNNNNNNGTSESPVVSPKTCTMNSTHCGRDETCVKYNSSLQCRKLSGGEQYICDLCANGLCVFEKDGDISCSCKPQWTGDLCSEPCHRNCTIGNCILLRYEEYCECPGNFTPSSNCTEQYNEEKLYDVFISYKSSDTDENWVKNILFPKIEDDMGLKACIHFRDFIPGETISNNIIESIQNSRRTLLVLTNDYIESEWTRMEYQVAQQEMLKLRHRIIPVILGNFKDLDIKDKNLKFILETVTYLQWPPDSESIHLQNAFWNNLKKTLRNKYQSKQVST; via the exons ATGAAGGAAGCTGCTGTATTGTTACATATTGTTACATTGATGGCAAGTGTGATACATATCAACACTAGCAGCTTCATCGTCAACAACAGCGtcaacaaaagaaatatgatCAGTAACCTAAACTCCAAATTTATAACCTTTAACAATACGGTGGATTTGATTATTAAAGCGGCGACCTGCCATCCGGTATTGAAACCATGTAGAAACGGTAGAAAGTGCCTTCGTGACAGTAACGATAGAATATACAAATGCCGTAtggacaacagtaacaacactgacgacaacaacaacaacaatgagatgAATACGAGCGTCACCACCGTCAACTACAATACTAGCGACAGCaagaacattaacaacagcagtagcagcagcagcgatgcTATCGACGCTAGCATCATCAACCACAGCAACATCAGCATCACTAACAGCAACGAAAGCTACAGTGATAACTTCAATAGtgccatcatcaacagcagcaacagtgacagcaacagcagcagcagtgacagtaACTACAACAACAGAAACTTCAACCCCCAAATTATACCCTTTAACAAAGCAGTGGACTTGATTATAAAAGCGGCGACCTGCCATCCGGTATTGAAACCGTGTAGAAACGGTAGAAAGTGCCTTCGTGACAGTAACGATAGAATATACAAATGCCGTatggacaacaataacaacactgacaacaacaacaacaacaacaacaacaacaacaacaacaacaacgggacCTCTGAATCTCCAGTTGTTTCACCCAAGACCTGTACCATGAATTCGACTCATTGTGGAAGAGATGAAACGTGTGTAAAATACAACAGTAGTTTACAGTGCCGTAAGTTAAGTGGCGGAGAACAGTACATTTGTGATCTATGTGCCAATGGTTTATGTGTGTTCGAGAAGGACGGAGATATATCCTGTAGTTGCAAACCACAGTGGACAGGAGATCTATGCTCTGAGCCTTGCCACAGGAACTGTACAATTGGCAATTGTATTTTGTTACGATACGAAGAATATTGCGAGTGTCCAGGCAATTTTACGCCTTCTTCGAACTGCACAGAACAATACAACG aGGAGAAGTTATACGACGTATTTATTTCGTATAAATCTTCAGATACAGACGAAAATTgggtgaaaaatattttgtttccgaAAATCGAAGATGACATGGGATTGAAAGCATGTATTCACTTTCGGGACTTCATCCCGGGTGAGA CTATTTCAAACAATATCATAGAAAGCATACAAAATAGCAGAAGAACGCTTTTAGTGCTAACCAATGATTATATAGAGAGCGAGTGGACCCGGATGGAGTACCAAGTAGCCCAACAGGAAATGTTAAAACTTCGTCACAGAATTATTCCCGTTATTCTGGGTAATTTTAAGGATTTAGACATCAAAGACaaaaatctaaaatttattttggaaacAGTGACCTACCTACAATGGCCACCAGACTCAGAGAGTATTCATCTTCAAAATGCATTCTGGAACAATCTGAAGAAGACTTtacgaaataaataccagtcgaagcAAGTTtctacataa